In the genome of Candidatus Falkowbacteria bacterium, the window GGCTTGGCCCAGTCGGTTCATGATGACATGATCAACGACGTCGGCCAGCAGCTGATCGAAGAGCTCGATCGCTTTCGGGGGAATAAGTTGAATCATATTTCTGACCTGTTCAAAAAGACCGAAGTCGACCATTCGGGAATTATCGACGGCCATCAAGCGATGACGCAGATCGGTTTGGCTGACAATATTCCCAATACCGATTTGAATGATCGGGTGCAGCAGGTGGAGAGTTTTCTGTTCCGGCTGGAAAATAAGTTAGACGAAGTGCAGCACATAACGGCCGAAAAGATCGCCCAATTGTCGGTCGATTTGGCAGTGACTGAAACCAAATCGGTCAAAGGAAAGAAGAAATAATCACGTTTTCAGGGAAAGCATTCTTAGAGTATAATTTTTCAGATATAAAATATGAGCAGACAGGGAACTGTCGACGGTTTTGAAAAAAAATCAAAACGCCAAAGCGGGCAGGAAGACCATGATACGGCCAAAGGCAAGAAGAAGCGGGAAAAGAAAGCCGGCTCGGATGAGGCTGCGCAGTTTTCTGAATCCATGGCGCCAGAAGTCGAAAAGATCCAACATTATAATGACCGTTTCGAATCGATCGAGCGCTCCGTCGAAAGCTATAAGAATAACTTTGCGGAATATCTGACACAGTTGGAGTCGGATGACAACTCTTTGGGGTTAAAAAAGGATTTCTATGCCAAGTCCATGCGGCTGATTGACGGCCTCAATGGCGCTGAGACCTCTTTGGTTGATTTGAAAAATAAGCAGCTGTCTGAAGTAGAAGGCTCCATTCATGATCTGATTCTGTCTGTAGGCGGCATCCCGCCTAAGGCCATCGAAGAATACGAGAAATTAAGCAATGACCTTGAAGGTTTGCGCGACCGGATACAGTCCAAGATTGACGAGGTCGGACAACTGAAGCAGGAAGACCACGACACTCTGGTTAAGAAAGGACAAGAGCAAGGCGTGGCCGACGTGCAGGGCGTGGTTGAACAGGCTCGGGCCGAAAAGAGGGCCGAAGAGGCCAAGGCCTTCTTTTTTGAAAAAGTCAGCGCTTTCAGGGCTGAAATCAACAGAGTCCGAGCCATCAAGGCTGAAGATGCGGCCGACGGGGAGGTCGTTTTTATGCCACCGACCTCGTGGGGGCAGATTGTCAGCGAGAATACGAATAACAAGGAGCTGCTCAAAGGATTGGAAGAACTGTCTGCCAGAGAGCCGATCGAACAGCTTTATTCTGATTTGAAGGTAGCGGTCGAACAGAAAAATGAAGAGCTGAAAGGCACCGAAAATGGTCTTTCGGTTTTTGATGACGCCGAAGAAGCGGACTTGGAGGGGCAGCTGGATGCAGCCGGAGCAGCGGTCGCGGCCGGTGCGGAGTTGGCAGAACAGAAGCTGAAAGAGCTTGAAGCGCTGAAGCACAACTTGAAATCTTTGGAAAATAAGATCAGTGCCAGGAAGAATAACGGTAATCAACCGAAGTATAACCGCGAAGCGCGGAAGGAGTTCGAACGAGAAGCGGCAAAATTAAGATTACAGATAGCCGAGCTTGAAAATGGATTGGATCCCGATCAGGCTGATGAAGCGGCGCCTGTTGCGACAGCGCCTGATAATTTGCCGATTGCGGAGCCGGCTCTTGATGACTCGCTGTCGCCTGACAGCAGTTCGGAAAACTCCCTGGCCGACTTGGAGGCGCAACTCGATGCCCAATTAAATGAGGAAGTTGAGCGCATCAGCCAGTTGCCGCCGAAAGAGCAGGCAGGAATCGTTGAGAGTATGGCCAATTTCGGCTTTTGGCTGCAGAAGACCAAGAGCAATGTTTTTAAAAGGGTTACCGGAAGTATGACGATGGGCAAGGATAAAGATGGTTCCTGGAATAAGTATATAACTGAATATGCCAAGACACATGAGCGCGATGCTGCCAGGGCAGAAAAGATGCTCGGACAGAAAAAAGGAGTTTTGGGCAGTGCGGCCGGCCTGGGGGCTATGGCAGGCAATCTTTTGCGGGTCGGCCGAATCGCTTATGATGTGGCCGGTGGCAGCTTGCGAGCATTCAATCCTTTCCGGCATGTAACAGCCGGAGCCTTGTTTGTCGCTCGTGGTGCTGAGGCAGGTAAAGAGGTGCGCTTGGGCAACAAGGAAGTGATTAGTAAAAATCGCACGCTGGCGGATGTCGACTTCGAGGCGAAGATGACCAAGAAAGAAAGGAAAGAGCTGGACAAGGAAATGGATCGAGTCGCCGAGGAGGCTTGGGGATTGTACGAAAAGGCTGGCATCAAGGATATCAGGATCGCCGATGCTGATGGAAACATCGATCAGGCCAAACTGGCCGAAGCCAAGCAGGCGATGGACAAGGCCTACTTGGAGCATCTGCCCGAAGATTTGAAAAAACGCTTGGACCGCCTTGATGTTTCCAGCTCTTCTTTGCTGGGCAAGGTATTTTTGAAAGGCGATATCATGTGGGCGGTCAAATCGGTAAACGATGATTTAGAGAAGATCGATAACAACCAGAAACTTTCATCGGAGGAGAAGACTAGAAAAAAGCAGGCGATTTTCGCTTCGAGCGAGAAATTATTAAAAGATTTCGACCGCATGATCGGTGATCAGGGAGTGGTCGATTGGTTGGCTTATGCGGCCAAGAAGACCGAGTGGACCGGCAAAGCCGCCGCCAACGTGATGCTTATCGATTCGATCAGGCTGATGATGCAGCAGCTGCCGGAAATGGCCCACGCCGTTAATGAGTGGCGCTTGGGTCCCAAGAGCTCCTTGGCGGATGTCCGCAAGGAAGCCACCCCGCTGCCAGCAGGAGCCGCAGCAGTCAATGAGAAGTTGATTAACCAATTGGATGGCAAGGCCCCGGCCGGTCAGGATGGTTCAAGTTCCGCCAACTTCGGAAACAGGACCACGGCCACTGGCGGCAGGGCAACTGGAATGGCGGCAGGGCAACCAGCCCCTGAGACCGTACCCGCTCAACCGGCAAACGCCGCAGAACAGCCAGCTGCAGCCAAGACGAAAGCGCCGATCCAAGAACAGCACGCTTCGGCCAAACTTAAGGCCAACTCAGGTGCTGATTCAGTCCCGGCTCCTGCTGCACCGAAAAATGCCGCAGAGACGGCTCCATTCGATCCGAATAAGAACTTTTCGGAAAGTGCGGTCGTGCACAAGGGGGATGGCGTAATCCGGGTGCTGAAACGTCAGATCGTGGAGAGCCCGGAGGAGTTCGGCTTCAAGGGCGATGCCGATGATGCGGCCGCCGTGGAAAAATACGCTTCGGCTACGGCCGCAAGAGCGGCCGCCGAGACCGGATATTGGAACCGTGAAACGGGTGAAGAAGTCCGCTTAAGCACCAAGTCTATCGGACGGGCTGCTTATGTGCTTGAGCGCAAGGGCGACGGCAAATTCGAGGTGCATGAATATTTCAATAATAAGCCGAGCCAGGAAATGTTCCAGAAAGAAGAGTCTCATGCCAGCGGCTCAGCTTTTGAGGGCAATAAGCACGAGAGCTACGAGTACGTGCACAAGGGAGGAGTAACGGGCGGTAATTTGGCGGAAAGGGGAGGCGGTAATGGCAGCCAGTCAGAGAATATGCCGCCAGAAATGCGGGAACTGTTAGAACAGAACGAGCGAGAGGCTAGTGAATTAGCCAAAGATCCTCACGGTATCGAGAGCGAAGCGGTCAAGTTGGCACGGGCAAGATTCAATGAATTGGCAGATGTCGTCGGCAAGGATGGCCAGGGCAACCTGCTGATTAAGGATACGGAAATAGCCAAAGTCATAAATTTTTACGATGGCATATCGCCTGACGAGAAAGGCAAGCTGGTTTTTTGGAAAGAGCATCTAGGCGAATTGCCGACAGGCAGCCGGGCCAAGGAATTTTTCAGCTTAGTCGATCGGGCTTTCACGGACAAGACCAAAGTCGAATATAACGGGCATCTGCTGAAGGCATACACCCAGATGCCGGAGGACATGAAGGCCTTGCCGGTGCGGGCAGTCGGTTATCTTAAGGTTTTCGGCGGCGCCGGGTATGTCGATATGGCCAGGGACGGAGTCCGGGACATGGTCGGCTTAGGACATCTCAAGGAGCTGAATTTCAAGCTGAATATGCGGGATGACGGCGTTGTTGTGGCCGAGGGCATCAAGTTGCCGGGTGCTGCCAGAGAAGTCGATGTTTATATCAGTCACAACAAGATCGGCATGATGCAGCCGAACAGCTTCTTGGGCTTCGGCCGCTGGGATTTTTGGAAGGGCGACCTGGGTATCAGGAATGGCCAGCCGATGTTGGAGCTAGATGCCAAGAATCTGCGCCAGCTGACGCATAATATCAGGAATATCGACAATCTTAATCGCTTGAATGAGCAGCGCTTTTCGGGCAATGAAGAATATCCGCAGCCGAAAAAAGAGGTCGCCATGGTTGCTAATGAGCCGGAGGAAGAGTTTGCTGCAAAACAGGCCAAAACCGTGCCCGAGCGTCCGACCGAACCGACTGCAGCCCCTAAAGAAAAGGAGGCCGTCCAGGCCGAGCGCCCTGTTCCTGAACAGGAAAAAATCAAAGCCCCGGCCAAGGACTTGCGCCTTAGCGATATCCAACGCCCCAAACTAGGGGAAGAGCGGCTGAAGCAGCTGAACTATATAATGAGGGATGGCAATGTGAGCAATATCGCCAAGCTTAATAATGGCGAGGCAGCCCAATACCTTGAGGCGCGCGGAGTCAAAATCGGGGGTGTTGAGCAAAAAAATCTAGCCGTTGCCCTGGATAAGATCAGGAATAGCCGCAATCTGACCGGAGCCGAGCTGCGCAGCTCTAGGGTGCTTTCCAATATCCTGACTGTAAGCATGAGAGACTTGGCAAGCCAGAATGAAACCGTCAGAGGGCAGGCCGCAGACAAGCTCCAACGCTTGTTGGGTGGAAATTACCGGGAAACATCAACCATCATCTTCAAAGGAGCTAGGGAAAAATAACCGCAATTCCTTTATTATTCTATTTTTTTACCAGATTTTTCTTTGGGAAAATCCTTGATTTATTGAGCTACTTCTAGTAAAATAGAAGTAGTTTTATTTTGTTTAAATTAAGCCATTTTTAGCGGTTTTTGTCCAGTTTGTTGCTGGTTGAATTTACCTAAAATTAGCATTTAGAAATTATGTATATCACTTGGCTGGGCCACTCTTGTTTTAAAATTCAGGATAAAATCGGATCCGATGGCGTGACTTTAGTAACTGATCCATTTGATGCTAAGCTCGGCTTGAAGGTTCCGCGCTTGGAGGCGGACATCCTGACGATGTCGCACGACCACCATGATCACGGCAACCGTGAAGCGATCAAAGGCACGCCGTATGTTATCGATACTGCCGGAGAATTCGAGATTAAAGATGTGGCAGTTGAAGGCGTCGAGTCTTTCCATGATGAACACAAAGGAGCTGATCGCGGCAAGAATATCATTTATCGCATAGATATGGACGATATCGTGGTGGTGCACCTAGGCGACCTGGGGCAGCCGCTTGAGCAGAAGCAGTTGGAAAGCTTGGTCGGTGCGGATATATTGCTGATTCCAGTCGGAGGCAAATACACCATTGATGCCAAGAGAGCGGTCGAGGTGGTCAGTCAGATCGAACCGCGCATCGTCATCCCGATGCACTACCATGTTCCAGGCTTGAAATTGGATATCGAGGGCGTGGAAAAATTCGTCAAAGAACTCGGCATCAAGCCTCGCTACGAAGAGAAGCTGAAGATCGCTAAAAAAGATCTCCCTCAGGATGAGATGGAGCTGGTGATCTTGAATCTGTAAAATAAATTTTCAAATAAAAAAAGTATGCCAAGGAGGAAAAAAGAAGCAGTATCTACGGATGCTGTCGCAGGCTCTGTAAAATCGGAAAAGAAAAAGAAACGAGTCGGCGTGGCGGTGCGCGTCTTGAAAGAGAAGGCTAAGCCGGCTGTTGCCGCCGTGCCAGTCGCAGTCCAAGCGCCCGTGAAGGCGGCGCCCGCCCCTGTTCCCGTTGCTCCAGTTATGCCAGCCACGCCGTTTGAAGCGGTTTCTCCGGCCCCCTTGGCCAGTCCGACAAAGCAAGAACCGGTTCAGCCGGCAGTCCAAGCTCAAGCGGTAACCGCGAAACCGACCAGGCCATATTCCGAGAAAGAGAAGTCGATGATCATGTGGACGGCAGTGATTTTCATCATGATCATGGTCTTCGGACTGTGGTTCATGAGCATCAAGCTGCAGTTGCAGAGCGAGGTTATTGAAAAGCCGACTGACCAGTTTGATTTCAAGAAGGTGAGCGATGACATAACCAATGCCATGCGCGAGGCCAACGAGAGTTTGAAACAGCTGGCCTCGACTACGCCGACCAGCACACCGGAGACGGTGGTGTCGGCCACTACGACCGAGCGCGACCTGACTTCGACCACCACCGAAGAGATGGCTACCACCACCTCGCTGAACGAAGAGGCGATCCAGAATACCATCAAGGAATTGGAGTTGCGCCTGAATCGAGGCACGACTGAAGCCACCTCGTCCGTAAGATAAAATTAGTTTAATAGAGTGCAAACCGGTTTTGGATTGCTCCTGCCGGTTTTGCCGTTTAAGCAGATATTACTATGGCCAAACAAGCCAAGCCCAAGAATCCTCAGGAAGAGGAGGCTAATGAGCCTAAAAAGGAAGACAAAGAAGTTAAGCTTATAAATGACCAAGCCATGACGGCTTGGGGCATCGTCGAGCCGCAGCCGATCGTCGAAGAGATGCGCAAGTCATATCTGGATTACGCCATGAGCGTGATCGTTTCGCGCGCCTTGCCGGATGTACGTGACGGCTTGAAACCAGTCCATCGCCGCATCCTGTATGCCATGTGGAGCATCGGCCTTCGTTCCAACGCCAAATTCCGCAAATCGGCGACCGTCGTCGGTGAAGTTTTGGGCAAATACCATCCGCACGGCGATACTGCGGTGTACGATTCGATGGTCAGAATGGCTCAGGACTTTTCCATGCGTTACCCGTTGGTCAGGGGCCAAGGCAACTTCGGTTCGATTGATGGAGACAGCCCGGCGGCCATGCGTTATACCGAGGCGAAGCTGGCAGCCATAGCTGAGGAGCTGATCTTCGACATCGACAAAGATACGGTCAATTTCGCGCCGAATTACGACGGTTCGCAGAAAGAGCCTCGCGTGATGCCGGCCAAGCTGCCGCAGCTGCTCTTGAACGGCACCATGGGCATCGCCGTCGGCATGTCCACCAATATTCCGCCACACAATCTGACCGAGCTGGTCAACGGCATTAATCATCTGATCGATAACCCCGACTCCACGGTCGAGGACCTGATGCAATTCATTACGGGCCCTGATTTTCCGACCGGAGGCGTCATTTACAATAAACAGGATATACTTCAGGCATATGCGACCGGCAAAGGCGGCATCGTCATGCGAGGCCGGGCCGAGATCGTCGAGAACAAGGCAGGCAATTTTCAGATTGTCATCACCGAAATCCCATACCAGGTGAACAAGTCCACGCTGGTAGAAAAGATCGCTGACCTGGTCAAACTCAAGAAGCTGGAAGGTATCAAGGATCTGCGCGACGAGTCCGATCGCGAAGGTATCCGCGTAGTCTTGGATCTGAAAAAAGAAGCATATCCGAAAAAGATCTTGAACGCCCTGTTCAAACTGACCCAGCTGCAGGAAAAATTCCACGTCAACATGCTGGCGCTGGTCGACGGCATCCAGCCTAAAGTCCTTACTTTGAAGATGGTGTTGGAAGAGTATATCAAACATCGCGCCGATGTGATCCGCCGCCGCACCCAATACGAACTCGACAAGGCCAAGGATCGCGCTCACATCTTGGAAGGTTTGATGGTCGCCTTGCACAACATCGATGCCATCATTAAGACTATCAAGGAGTCGAAAGACCGCGATGTCGCCAAAGAGAACTTAATCAAGAAGTTCAAATTGACCGAGCGCCAAGCCATGGCCATATTGGAGATGCGCCTGGCCCAGCTGGCCAACCTGGAACGCATCAGGATCGAGCAGGAATTGAAAGACAAGCAGAAACTGATCAAGGAATTGGAAGGAATATTGAAGTCACCCGAAAAGATCCGCATCATCATCAAGGACGAGACCAGCGCGCTTCTGGATAAATTCGGCGATGAACGTCGCACCCGTGTCGTCGAGCATGCCATAGGCGATTTTTCAGTCGAAGACCTGGTGCCGAATGAGCAGGCAGTGGTCGTTATGACCCGGGACGGTTACATCAAACGCGTTTCCCCGGAAACCTTCAAGGTGCAAGGACGCGGCGGCAAGGGAGTCATAGGCACGACAACCAAGGAAGAGGATATGGTCGAGTTCATGTTTACCATCATGACTCATTCCGATGTACTATTCTTCACCACCAAGGGCCGGGTCTTCCAGCTCAAGGGCTATGACGTGCCGGTGGCCTCGCGTACTGCCAAGGGCAACGCGATCGTCAATTTCCTCCAATTGGCTAGCGACGAGAAAGTGACTTCTGTCTTGCCTCTCGACAAGATAGCTGACAAGAAATTCCTGTTTTTTGCTACCGAGAAGGGGTTGGTTAAGAAGACGGATTTGCATGCTTTCGATAATGTCCGCCGCAGCGGCTTGATTGCCATAAAGATCAAGGAGGACGACAAGCTGATCTGGGTCAAGCCGACCAGCGGCAAAGACCAGGTCCAGCTGATCACCGCCGAAGGACAGGCTATCCGTTTTGAGGAGGCCGATGTCCGTGATATGGGACGCGGTGCGGCCGGCGTCTTCGGTATGCGCCTGAAGAAGACTGATGCTATCGTCGGCATGGGCATCATTGGCACCGATAAGGAAAAGGTCAAGCGATCGCAGGTCCTGACTATCATGGCTCACGGTTTTGGCAAAAGGACCGAACTCGCGTTGTACAAGGTTCAGGGAAGAGGCGGTTCCGGCATCCGTACTGCCAAGGTCACCGACAAGACCGGCAAGCTGGTCAACGCTTTCGTTTTGGATCGCGATGTCATGGACGACCGTGATTTGGTGGTGATTTCCGACAAGGGCCAAGTGATCCGTCTGCCTTACAAGAGCGTACCGGAACTTGGCCGCGACACGCAGGGTGTCCGCCTGATGCGGCTCAAAGAAGGCGGCGACGAGGTGGCCAGCGTAACTTGGATTTAATAAGTCATTAACTAATATAATTATTTTTTATGAAAAAAATAATCATGCTTTCCCTGGCGGTCGTGCTTATCGCAACCGGCTGCACTCTGGGCGGCAAGAGACAGGTCGTGCTGAAGCCTAACGAGGCGCAGGCCAAAGCTGAAAAGTTTATCAACGAGGTTCTTCTGGGCGGACAGCAGACGGCGACGTTGGCTAACTTCGCTCTTGATGCCGATACGAATATGTATAAATTCGAGGTCAGCATCCCTGGCAACAGCAAGCCGATCGAGGCCTATCTCACCAAGGATGGTAAGACCTTCTTCCCTCAGTCTTTGAATCTGGAAGAAATAGAGAAACAGGCCGCTGGCCAAGGTGGCGACCAGAGC includes:
- the gyrA gene encoding DNA gyrase subunit A, which encodes MTAWGIVEPQPIVEEMRKSYLDYAMSVIVSRALPDVRDGLKPVHRRILYAMWSIGLRSNAKFRKSATVVGEVLGKYHPHGDTAVYDSMVRMAQDFSMRYPLVRGQGNFGSIDGDSPAAMRYTEAKLAAIAEELIFDIDKDTVNFAPNYDGSQKEPRVMPAKLPQLLLNGTMGIAVGMSTNIPPHNLTELVNGINHLIDNPDSTVEDLMQFITGPDFPTGGVIYNKQDILQAYATGKGGIVMRGRAEIVENKAGNFQIVITEIPYQVNKSTLVEKIADLVKLKKLEGIKDLRDESDREGIRVVLDLKKEAYPKKILNALFKLTQLQEKFHVNMLALVDGIQPKVLTLKMVLEEYIKHRADVIRRRTQYELDKAKDRAHILEGLMVALHNIDAIIKTIKESKDRDVAKENLIKKFKLTERQAMAILEMRLAQLANLERIRIEQELKDKQKLIKELEGILKSPEKIRIIIKDETSALLDKFGDERRTRVVEHAIGDFSVEDLVPNEQAVVVMTRDGYIKRVSPETFKVQGRGGKGVIGTTTKEEDMVEFMFTIMTHSDVLFFTTKGRVFQLKGYDVPVASRTAKGNAIVNFLQLASDEKVTSVLPLDKIADKKFLFFATEKGLVKKTDLHAFDNVRRSGLIAIKIKEDDKLIWVKPTSGKDQVQLITAEGQAIRFEEADVRDMGRGAAGVFGMRLKKTDAIVGMGIIGTDKEKVKRSQVLTIMAHGFGKRTELALYKVQGRGGSGIRTAKVTDKTGKLVNAFVLDRDVMDDRDLVVISDKGQVIRLPYKSVPELGRDTQGVRLMRLKEGGDEVASVTWI
- a CDS encoding MBL fold metallo-hydrolase: MYITWLGHSCFKIQDKIGSDGVTLVTDPFDAKLGLKVPRLEADILTMSHDHHDHGNREAIKGTPYVIDTAGEFEIKDVAVEGVESFHDEHKGADRGKNIIYRIDMDDIVVVHLGDLGQPLEQKQLESLVGADILLIPVGGKYTIDAKRAVEVVSQIEPRIVIPMHYHVPGLKLDIEGVEKFVKELGIKPRYEEKLKIAKKDLPQDEMELVILNL